The window GAGCCAAATAAAAAAATAGACAATGCAATTCAAAGAGTAAGAAAAAAAATATTGGGATATTTATCTGAGTATAGCAGAGGATAGAGCAAATTGTTAGGATGAAAGATTTAACTTTCATCCTTTTTATTTACTAAAAATTTACTTAAACTGTGATATAATATTTAAAACTTAAAGAGGTGGAAAATGAGATACAATATTTTAATTTTTGATGCAGATGATACACTATTTGATTTTAAAGCTTCTGAGAAAGAGGCTTTAGAAAAGACTTTAGTAGATTATAATATGAATTATGATGAGGATTATCATTTGAAAATTTATAAAGATATAAATACTAAGATTTGGAAAGAGTTAGAAGATGGACTTATAACACAAAAAGAACTTAAGATAGAACGTTTTAGAAGGTATTGCATGCAGTTAAATTTAGATTTTGATGTAACTGATTTTGCAAACAGATATATGGAGAATTTGTCTAACTCTTCAATATTATTTGAGGATAGTTTAGATTTAATTAAAGAGTTACATGGAAAGTTTCAACTTTTTATAATAACTAATGGTTTAAGCAAAGTTCAAAATGGAAGAATAAAAAACTCAATAATTTCAAAGTATTTTAATGATATTATAGTATCTGAAGAGGTTGGAGTTTCAAAACCAAATCCTGATATTTTTAAAATAACTTTAGAAAAGAATAAAATAAAAGATTCGGATAATATACTTATGATTGGAGATAGTTTAACTTCAGATATAAAAGGTGGAATAAATTTTGGAATTGATACCTGTTTATATAATCCAAAAAGGATTCAAATAACTGAAGAGATAAAGCCTACATATGAAATCTCAACTTTAAAAGAGCTTTTAAATCTATTGTAAAAATTAGGAGTAAATATGAGTTATTTAGAGAAAAAAATAATAGTAGCAATAGATACAATTGGTCCTACATTTGTGTCTAAGTTAGCAAATAGAATATTGGAAAATCAAAATGAGGTTAGAGAGTGTGTAAGAAAACTAATTAAAGAAAAGGTTTTAGAAAGAGTAGAAAATATAATGGTCGAGTATAAAACAAAAGAGGATAACATAGTTGTAAAGCATAGAAATCATACGTATTATAAGCTCACTAAATTGGGAGAGAAGATAGCTAAAGAGATAGAGGAAATAGAGGGGCTTGAAATAAGAGAGGCTTTTAAAACATATAATAAGGCTCTCCAGAACAAACTTGATAACTCTAAGGAGGAATCTCCAAAAAGATGTTATTGTGTAATAGATCTGCCATATTCTCAAGAGATAAATGTAAAATCAATTTTAGGTGATACTTTTGAACTTCTTCAAAAAGAATATGGACATACAATAACTTTAAGAGGAGAGATAACAGAACAAGAGAAGGAGAAAATATCAGATTTACCAAATATTGTTATTATTTAAGTAAAAGGAGAATTTGTGGAAGAGATAATAAAACAAGCAAGTGAATTTTTTATGAGTTTAGGATATTTCGGTATATTTATAATGATGTTTTTAGAATCATCTTTTATACCATTTCCATCTGAAGTTGCGTTATTACCAGCTGGATATTTAATAGGAACAAAAGAGATGAGCTTCTTACCAGTACTTTTTGCAGGAACACTTGGAAGTGTTGCAGGGGCTTGTTTGAACTATTTTTTAGGAAGAACTTTGGGAAGAAATCTTTTGTTGAAATATGGAAAATATTTTTTCCTAGATGAAGACAGATTATTACAAATGGAGGACCTTTTTAATAGAAGAGGGGAACTAATAGTATTTTTAGGTAGATTTATTCCTGTTGTAAGACAATATATATCTTTTCCCCCTGGAATTTTAGAAATGAATATTTTTAAATTTAGTATTTTTACAGGTTTAGGAGCTGGGATATATGTAGCTTTTATGGTTAATGTAGGAACTGTATATAAAGATTATGAAAAATTAATAAACACTTATATTTTAAAATATAGATATTTAGTGATATTATTAGCTTTATTTTATGTAGCGTATAAAATCTTAAAAATGAGAAAAAATAAAAAAGACTAACAAAAAGTTAGTCTTTTTTATAAGTATTTCTATTAGAAGAAATACTTAGCTCCAATACTTGCAATGAATAAAGGATCTTCATTAACTATAGGAGAGTCTGTGATTTCACTAGAGAATTTTTCTACTCCTAAGATTCCAATAAGTGAGAATTTCTCATTGTATTTGTATTCAGCACTTAAGTTAGCTCCAATAGATGCAGCTGCGTCAGCTTTATACTCTCTAGTTAGATTGTCTCTATTTGATCTATTAACTTCGCTTGATGTAACTCCAAAGTAGTAATCAGTATAGTCTCCAGAGAATCCTTTAACGTAGATTCCAGGAACTAAAGTGAACTTGTCATTAATGTTGTATGGTCTAAATGCACTGATTTTAGCTTCAGAACCGTGCTCACCAAATTGTACAGAAGCTCCTGTTCTAATACCAGCTATACCAGTATTTAAGTCAGCTCTTAATCCAACCATAGCTTGGAAATCTCTATCATCAATATTAGTATAACCGTGTCCCATATCTTTAGCTTTAATAGGGAAACCAGCCATTGGATCAAGGAAAACAGATAGTGATAAATCCTCTCCTTTAAAGAAGAAATATCCAGGTGTAATTCCTTTAACATAGAAGTTTCCATAGTTAATATCTAAAAGTGGTACAGGATAAGCTTTATCTTCTGCTCCTTTATAAATACTGTTAGAAACCCCAACTCCAACTCCAACTCCATATTTATTTTCTGCTAAAGCTAAAGTAGATAAAGACATGGCTAAAATACCAAAAATAATTTTTTTCATAAGTGCTCCTCCAAATAATAAATTTATAACGGAACAATTATATCATAGAATACTCAGTTTTAAAACCAAGGCCAATATTGAAATCTATTGCTAAAAGCAGTGTATTTTTTTTCCAAATGTAAGAAATCTCATCGTTAGATACTTATCTTATAATCTTCCTCTTTTATTAGAACTAATTTATTTATAAAAATAAAATTGCAAATATAACCAAAAAAGATTGGAAGGACTATAAATAAAACAAAAACAATAATAATATTTTTTAAATCCCAAGACATATGATTAAGAGCATTTATAGGACCAATTAATCCACTTATTCCAAATCCAGCACTAAAAGCAGTTCCTTTTATATTGAAAAAAGCTCCTAAGACACCTAAGATAAAGGCATTGGTAATAATAGGAATTATGATTAAAGGATTTTTTACGAAATTTGCCATTTGAATTTTAGCAGAACCCAAAACAGGAACTAAAGTAATACCAATGGGATTAACTTTAAATCCAGCAAGAGCAAGTCCAAAGGCAGCGGCACAAACTCCTAAATTAGCTGCTCCAGCAGCAATACCGCTAAGGTTAACAGCAAGAGCTATACCAACAGTAGAAAAAGGAGATATAATTAAAATAGAGAAAATGATAGCTATTATTCCTCCAGTTAAAAGCGGTTGCATTTTAACAATCTCTTCAATAGCCATTCCTATTCCACCGTTAATTTTACTGATAAGCGGAAGAAGAGTTAGACCAATCCATCCAACAGCAATAGAAATAATAATAGGAAGAGCTACCATACTTAAACTTTTAACTTTTTGTCTGAAAAAGTAGATAGCTAAAGAAGCAATAAAAGCTGTAACACCAGCATTTACAACATCCCCAGTTCCTGTTAGAACAATACTACCATTTGTAAAGGATACAACTCCTGATCCAATAAAAGTA of the Cetobacterium sp. NK01 genome contains:
- a CDS encoding PTS sugar transporter subunit IIC; its protein translation is MKTKELMFKILNGMSLGIVATLIPSAILGEIAKSLNLMNLLNLTKISTSLLPFAIGTGVSYQLSFTPLESICVSVATFIGSGVVSFTNGSIVLTGTGDVVNAGVTAFIASLAIYFFRQKVKSLSMVALPIIISIAVGWIGLTLLPLISKINGGIGMAIEEIVKMQPLLTGGIIAIIFSILIISPFSTVGIALAVNLSGIAAGAANLGVCAAAFGLALAGFKVNPIGITLVPVLGSAKIQMANFVKNPLIIIPIITNAFILGVLGAFFNIKGTAFSAGFGISGLIGPINALNHMSWDLKNIIIVFVLFIVLPIFFGYICNFIFINKLVLIKEEDYKISI
- a CDS encoding MipA/OmpV family protein produces the protein MKKIIFGILAMSLSTLALAENKYGVGVGVGVSNSIYKGAEDKAYPVPLLDINYGNFYVKGITPGYFFFKGEDLSLSVFLDPMAGFPIKAKDMGHGYTNIDDRDFQAMVGLRADLNTGIAGIRTGASVQFGEHGSEAKISAFRPYNINDKFTLVPGIYVKGFSGDYTDYYFGVTSSEVNRSNRDNLTREYKADAAASIGANLSAEYKYNEKFSLIGILGVEKFSSEITDSPIVNEDPLFIASIGAKYFF
- a CDS encoding DUF2250 domain-containing protein encodes the protein MSYLEKKIIVAIDTIGPTFVSKLANRILENQNEVRECVRKLIKEKVLERVENIMVEYKTKEDNIVVKHRNHTYYKLTKLGEKIAKEIEEIEGLEIREAFKTYNKALQNKLDNSKEESPKRCYCVIDLPYSQEINVKSILGDTFELLQKEYGHTITLRGEITEQEKEKISDLPNIVII
- a CDS encoding DedA family protein, which codes for MEEIIKQASEFFMSLGYFGIFIMMFLESSFIPFPSEVALLPAGYLIGTKEMSFLPVLFAGTLGSVAGACLNYFLGRTLGRNLLLKYGKYFFLDEDRLLQMEDLFNRRGELIVFLGRFIPVVRQYISFPPGILEMNIFKFSIFTGLGAGIYVAFMVNVGTVYKDYEKLINTYILKYRYLVILLALFYVAYKILKMRKNKKD
- a CDS encoding YjjG family noncanonical pyrimidine nucleotidase, whose product is MRYNILIFDADDTLFDFKASEKEALEKTLVDYNMNYDEDYHLKIYKDINTKIWKELEDGLITQKELKIERFRRYCMQLNLDFDVTDFANRYMENLSNSSILFEDSLDLIKELHGKFQLFIITNGLSKVQNGRIKNSIISKYFNDIIVSEEVGVSKPNPDIFKITLEKNKIKDSDNILMIGDSLTSDIKGGINFGIDTCLYNPKRIQITEEIKPTYEISTLKELLNLL